The following are encoded in a window of Sutcliffiella horikoshii genomic DNA:
- a CDS encoding SDR family oxidoreductase encodes MKNKTVIITGASGGFGRTFTKTFLNRGYHVVATIRDEAKKSVLLEGLTPKEAEDMSFALLDVADEESVNNFGRFVQGLECVDVLINNAGFAVAGFAEELSMKEYQFQLETNLLGVMRVTNHVLPKMRKQGKGRIINISSISGLIGFPGLSPYVSSKYALEGYSESLRLELKEFGVDVVLVEPGSFQTNIWSSGTHMSSKAGSSHSPYFELFTGMNKRLQKDRETYGDPVEVAKLVLKVADKKKTPTLRYTVGKGVRLSLLAKRLLPWRVWEKIVLSQIRNKD; translated from the coding sequence ATGAAAAATAAGACTGTCATCATTACAGGTGCTTCTGGAGGTTTCGGAAGAACCTTTACCAAAACTTTTCTAAATAGGGGATATCATGTTGTTGCCACGATCAGGGATGAAGCAAAAAAGTCCGTGCTATTAGAAGGATTGACTCCCAAGGAAGCGGAAGATATGAGTTTTGCTTTATTGGATGTGGCAGATGAAGAATCCGTGAATAATTTCGGTCGCTTTGTTCAGGGTCTAGAATGTGTGGATGTGCTCATCAATAACGCTGGATTTGCTGTGGCTGGTTTTGCTGAAGAGTTAAGCATGAAGGAGTATCAGTTCCAATTGGAAACCAACCTTTTGGGAGTAATGAGGGTAACGAATCATGTGCTTCCGAAAATGCGAAAGCAAGGCAAGGGCAGAATTATCAATATTAGCTCCATCAGCGGGTTAATCGGTTTCCCCGGCCTTTCCCCTTATGTTTCCTCTAAATATGCCTTAGAAGGGTACAGTGAGAGTCTCAGGCTGGAGTTAAAGGAATTTGGTGTGGATGTGGTCCTTGTTGAACCTGGCTCCTTTCAAACAAATATATGGTCATCCGGCACCCATATGTCCTCCAAAGCTGGAAGCTCCCATTCCCCATACTTTGAGTTGTTTACTGGGATGAATAAAAGGCTTCAAAAAGATCGGGAGACATATGGCGACCCTGTTGAAGTTGCTAAACTGGTGTTGAAGGTAGCTGACAAGAAGAAAACTCCCACCCTCCGCTATACTGTTGGAAAGGGTGTAAGGCTCTCTTTACTTGCCAAGCGGCTTTTGCCTTGGAGAGTATGGGAAAAGATTGTGTTAAGCCAAATCAGGAATAAAGACTAA
- a CDS encoding SIMPL domain-containing protein → MQRTMLVQGNAKKEVQPDIAYLQLGVLTTNPNVQRAQEENRLIANSMIQALIAAGIPQEDIETSSYTSFPRYETDSSGKSVLSTYEVRHIFRIKVKDITKTGTVLDVAFENGANISESVSFEVSNYNEIYRHVLQLAVVDGAKKAHAMAVTLQVCLSPVPIKVEEVTQSVFAGPRYASFAVQEKASTPIEPQEITISASVNLEYIY, encoded by the coding sequence TTGCAACGAACGATGCTTGTTCAGGGAAACGCGAAAAAGGAAGTGCAACCGGATATTGCGTATCTTCAATTGGGAGTGCTAACCACCAATCCGAATGTACAACGTGCCCAAGAAGAAAATAGATTGATAGCAAACTCTATGATTCAAGCCTTAATAGCAGCAGGCATTCCTCAAGAAGACATTGAAACTTCCTCTTATACTTCTTTTCCGCGATATGAAACTGATTCGTCAGGTAAGTCTGTCCTTTCTACTTATGAAGTACGCCATATTTTCCGAATTAAAGTCAAAGATATAACAAAAACAGGTACCGTCCTGGATGTCGCTTTTGAAAATGGAGCGAATATTTCGGAGAGTGTATCCTTTGAAGTCTCTAATTATAACGAAATATATCGTCATGTCCTGCAGCTAGCTGTTGTGGATGGGGCGAAAAAGGCACATGCAATGGCTGTAACTCTACAAGTTTGCCTTTCTCCGGTACCAATCAAGGTGGAAGAAGTCACACAGTCGGTCTTTGCAGGCCCGCGTTATGCCTCTTTTGCGGTTCAGGAAAAAGCGAGCACACCTATTGAACCACAAGAAATCACCATTAGTGCGTCCGTTAATCTAGAGTATATATACTAA
- a CDS encoding ArsR/SmtB family transcription factor: MKKEIPLQDVSLEKMFEKYEAKYKAVADKKRLHIMNILCRHGAMCVCDMVPLIGMPQSKLSYHLKILLDAEIIIKEARGTWSYYSLNQNEVDNLLSEELCCIFR; encoded by the coding sequence TTGAAAAAAGAAATCCCTCTACAAGACGTGTCCCTAGAAAAAATGTTTGAAAAATATGAAGCAAAATACAAAGCGGTAGCAGACAAAAAGCGACTGCACATTATGAACATTTTATGTCGCCATGGAGCTATGTGTGTATGCGATATGGTTCCGCTGATCGGGATGCCCCAATCTAAACTTTCCTATCATTTAAAGATTTTGTTGGATGCGGAAATCATTATCAAAGAAGCACGAGGAACTTGGAGTTATTACTCATTGAACCAAAATGAAGTAGACAACCTACTATCCGAGGAATTATGTTGCATTTTCCGCTAA
- a CDS encoding hotdog fold thioesterase, with the protein MELENTLIDLLGIEIVELSEERAVATMPVDSRTHQPFGLLHGGASVALAETIASIGTFNLIDQETEICVGLEINANHLKGKKDGVVTAIGTPLHRGKSTMVWDIKIVDESDALICISRCTMAILKKR; encoded by the coding sequence GTGGAACTAGAAAACACACTAATTGACTTACTAGGAATCGAGATTGTGGAACTGTCGGAAGAAAGAGCAGTGGCAACTATGCCGGTAGACAGTCGTACACATCAACCATTTGGGTTGTTGCATGGCGGAGCTTCCGTGGCCTTGGCTGAAACGATTGCAAGCATCGGGACTTTTAATTTGATCGATCAGGAAACAGAAATCTGTGTAGGGCTGGAGATCAACGCCAACCACCTGAAAGGGAAAAAGGATGGGGTGGTTACGGCAATAGGTACTCCGTTGCACAGAGGGAAATCCACGATGGTGTGGGATATTAAGATTGTAGATGAGAGTGACGCGTTAATTTGCATTTCCCGTTGTACAATGGCCATTTTGAAGAAAAGGTAA
- a CDS encoding DedA family protein — MDLTFILEIIKDYGYIGLFLWLWLGMFGIPVPNEVFVSSVGIVAQKGILETSPALFTIYLGVIASLTTCYFLGRFLGKGVYSKLEKHDRIEASFAKGEELLNKYHVFALCISYFLPGVRNVVPFLAGFMKLPYYQFAIAAYTSAIVWVTTFFFMGRIVWDHAQLFVIYKLELMAAASVFISLYFAYDLYKKQSDPTFIFQKYR, encoded by the coding sequence ATGGATCTGACCTTTATCTTAGAAATTATTAAGGACTATGGATATATAGGATTATTTTTATGGCTATGGTTAGGTATGTTCGGTATCCCGGTACCTAATGAAGTGTTTGTGAGCTCTGTTGGGATTGTCGCGCAAAAGGGAATCCTTGAGACATCACCTGCATTATTTACTATTTACTTAGGCGTGATAGCGAGTCTTACTACTTGTTACTTTCTAGGACGGTTTTTGGGGAAAGGGGTATATTCAAAGCTTGAGAAACACGATAGAATTGAAGCTTCCTTTGCAAAGGGTGAAGAACTTTTGAATAAATATCATGTCTTTGCATTATGCATTTCCTATTTCCTGCCTGGAGTGAGAAATGTCGTTCCTTTTTTGGCGGGATTTATGAAACTACCATACTATCAGTTTGCCATAGCAGCCTATACCTCGGCAATTGTTTGGGTGACGACATTCTTTTTTATGGGAAGGATAGTGTGGGATCATGCTCAACTTTTCGTTATATATAAATTGGAGCTGATGGCTGCCGCGTCTGTTTTTATCTCCCTGTATTTTGCCTATGACTTGTATAAAAAGCAAAGCGATCCCACTTTCATTTTCCAGAAATATCGTTGA